A single Dunckerocampus dactyliophorus isolate RoL2022-P2 chromosome 2, RoL_Ddac_1.1, whole genome shotgun sequence DNA region contains:
- the LOC129177466 gene encoding myosin light chain kinase, smooth muscle-like isoform X4, with translation MDKDGGEPKTYVSTARLVLKRHRRNGRDPAQMRNNKVGFSHATDNCEVMTENTDANPGKESGQRMEVCTDSSQLDPQTKGSTSQQSVEFLDPPDQVEVRVGEKAQLHCAFRSTSVPVACCWIFNRDKEVLLGPRMSITSNDTLSSLVISQVCPEDTGSYTVIARNRIDSAKHTVSLSVIDRPEPPASHPVVSQLSAESLVLSWTGPSYDGGTAVLGYIVEVRQEDPDNLESWTEVTAQCRNTSFQVCSGLEPHGQYRFRVRAYNSMGVSEPSQESECVTMTAKIEEEEKKEGMESHPVVVTDTKHKVKDHYDVHEKLGVGKFGQVFRLSHKETGQVCAGKFYRAKSSKERLAAHREIDLMNCLHHPKLVQCLAAYESRYELVMVMEYIAGGELFERIVDDNFEHTEPTSARYMQQILEGMQYVHKQNIVHLDLKPENIVCVDTAGTQIKIIDFGLASKLEDGKPLMVMHGTPEFVAPEVINYEPVGLETDMWSIGVICFILLSGESPFQGNSNAETFTLVAAARYEFDPESFEDISDQAKDFIGALLKKDRRCRLSCTEALVHPWMASFTPLTRRPTKSLRKERMRRFLAKCKWKKTGKAVLALQRMSNLSNRPDSPGSSSEEPSWSQEAEEAIRSLDKQLQSEPRFQEPLRDTTLPKGSTAHLACRVDGYPHPDVKWLQGDKPVSESSRVSLEYKDDGFCCLVLAHLEPTDSGIYVCRASNKFGSASCSARLVVDM, from the exons ATGGACAAGGATGGTGGCGAGCCAAAGACATATGTGTCCACTGCACGCCTGGTGCTCAAGAGGCACAGACGCAATGGACGGGACCCCGCTCAgatgagaaacaacaaagtgGGATTCTCACATGCAACAG ACAATTGTGAGGTCATGACAGAAAACACAGATGCAAATCCTGGAAAAGAAAGCGGACAGAGGATGGAAG TGTGCACAGATAGCAGCCAGCTTGACCCTCAAACAAAAGGCTCCACAA GTCAACAATCTGTGGAGTTCCTGGATCCACCTGATCAAGTGGAGGTTCGAGTAGGGGAGAAGGCCCAATTGCATTGTGCCTTCAGGAGCACCTCTGTCCCTGTGGCCTGCTGCTGGATTTTCAACAGAGATAAG GAGGTACTGCTCGGGCCCAGGATGTCCATCACTAGCAACGACACACTCAGCAGCTTGGTGATCTCGCAGGTCTGTCCGGAAGACACAGGCTCCTACACGGTCATAGCTCGGAACAGAATCGATTCTGCTAAACATACGGTTTCCCTCAGCGTCATAG ATCGACCAGAACCACCTGCATCCCACCCGGTGGTCTCCCAGCTCTCTGCTGAGTCCCTGGTCCTGTCCTGGACGGGTCCTAGCTATGACGGAGGCACGGCCGTTTTGGGTTACATCGTGGAGGTCCGGCAAGAGGATCCGGACAATTTGGAGAGCTGGACTGAAGTCACCGCACAGTGTAGGAACACCTCTTTCCAAGTCTGTTCAGGCTTGGAGCCCCACGGGCAGTACCGCTTCCGAGTCCGAGCCTACAATTCCATGGGGGTCAGTGAGCCGAGTCAGGAGTCGGAGTGTGTCACCATGACAGCTAAGA tagaagaagaagaaaagaaggaaggGATGGAATCTCATCCGGTAGTGGTGACTGACACCAAACATAAGGTGAAGGATCACTACGACGTGCACGAGAAGCTGGGAGT TGGGAAGTTTGGCCAAGTGTTCCGGCTGTCTCACAAAGAGACGGGCCAGGTGTGCGCAGGGAAGTTCTACCGGGCCAAGAGCTCTAAGGAGAGGTTGGCGGCCCACCGGGAGATTGACCTGATGAACTGCCTCCATCACCCCAAACTGGTCCAGTGTCTGGCAGCCTACGAATCCCGCTATGAGCTGGTCATGGTCATGGAGTA TATCGCAGGCGGGGAGCTCTTTGAACGCATCGTGGACGACAACTTTGAGCACACGGAACCCACGAGTGCCCGTTACATGCAGCAGATACTGGAGGGCATGCAGTACGTTCACAAGCAGAACATTGTCCACCTGGACCTCAAGCCTGAGAACATCGTCTGTGTGGACACCGCCGGAACCCAGATCAAGATCATCGACTTTGGCCTGGCCAGTAAACTGG AGGACGGTAAACCCCTCATGGTGATGCATGGAACACCGGAGTTTGTGGCCCCTGAGGTGATCAACTATGAGCCCGTGGGACTGGAGACGGACATGTGGAGTATTGGAGTCATCTGCTTCATCTT GCTGAGCGGAGAGTCTCCCTTCCAGGGAAACAGTAACGCAGAGACCTTTACTCTCGTTGCCGCCGCTCGCTACGAGTTCGACCCGGAGAGTTTCGAGGACATTTCGGATCAAGCCAAGGACTTTATCGGCGCCCTGCTGAAGAAAGACCGCAG ATGCAGGCTGTCATGCACAGAGGCCCTCGTTCACCCGTGGATGGCCTCCTTCACGCCGCTCACCCGCAGGCCTACCAAGTCCCTCAGGAAGGAGAGGATGAGACGCTTCCTGGCTAAGTGCAAATGGAAG aAAACCGGCAAGGCTGTTCTGGCCCTGCAGCGAATGTCTAACCTCTCCAACAGGCCAGATTCTCCTGGCAGCTCCTCAGAGG AGCCAAGCTGGAGCCAAGAGGCAGAGGAAGCCATCCGCTCGCTGGATAAGCAGCTCCAGAGCGAACCTCGCTTCCAGGAGCCCCTGAGGGACACCACCCTTCCCAAAGGATCCACTGCTCATCTGGCGTGCCGTGTGGATG GTTATCCACATCCAGATGTGAAGTGGCTTCAGGGGGACAAGCCAGTATCCGAGTCGTCCAGGGTGTCCCTGGAGTACAAAGACGATGGGTTCTGCTGCCTGGTTCTGGCCCATTTAGAACCCACCGACTCTGGGATTTATGTGTGCCGGGCCAGCAACAAGTTCGGGTCTGCATCGTGTTCTGCCAGACTCGTAGTGGACATGTGA
- the LOC129177466 gene encoding myosin light chain kinase, smooth muscle-like isoform X2 → MDKDGGEPKTYVSTARLVLKRHRRNGRDPAQMRNNKVGFSHATDHRQTPTESPGSRGTISEGSSATFQAAIAGSSFVSVSWLHNDNCEVMTENTDANPGKESGQRMEVCTDSSQLDPQTKGSTSQQSVEFLDPPDQVEVRVGEKAQLHCAFRSTSVPVACCWIFNRDKEVLLGPRMSITSNDTLSSLVISQVCPEDTGSYTVIARNRIDSAKHTVSLSVIDRPEPPASHPVVSQLSAESLVLSWTGPSYDGGTAVLGYIVEVRQEDPDNLESWTEVTAQCRNTSFQVCSGLEPHGQYRFRVRAYNSMGVSEPSQESECVTMTAKIEEEEKKEGMESHPVVVTDTKHKVKDHYDVHEKLGVGKFGQVFRLSHKETGQVCAGKFYRAKSSKERLAAHREIDLMNCLHHPKLVQCLAAYESRYELVMVMEYIAGGELFERIVDDNFEHTEPTSARYMQQILEGMQYVHKQNIVHLDLKPENIVCVDTAGTQIKIIDFGLASKLEDGKPLMVMHGTPEFVAPEVINYEPVGLETDMWSIGVICFILLSGESPFQGNSNAETFTLVAAARYEFDPESFEDISDQAKDFIGALLKKDRRCRLSCTEALVHPWMASFTPLTRRPTKSLRKERMRRFLAKCKWKKTGKAVLALQRMSNLSNRPDSPGSSSEEPSWSQEAEEAIRSLDKQLQSEPRFQEPLRDTTLPKGSTAHLACRVDGYPHPDVKWLQGDKPVSESSRVSLEYKDDGFCCLVLAHLEPTDSGIYVCRASNKFGSASCSARLVVDM, encoded by the exons ATGGACAAGGATGGTGGCGAGCCAAAGACATATGTGTCCACTGCACGCCTGGTGCTCAAGAGGCACAGACGCAATGGACGGGACCCCGCTCAgatgagaaacaacaaagtgGGATTCTCACATGCAACAG ATCACAGACAAACCCCCACTGAGTCCCCCGGCTCGCGCGGTACGATCAGCGAAGGAAGTAGCGCCACATTTCAAGCAGCTATCGCAGGAAGTTCATTTGTCAGTGTTTCCTGGCTACACAATG ACAATTGTGAGGTCATGACAGAAAACACAGATGCAAATCCTGGAAAAGAAAGCGGACAGAGGATGGAAG TGTGCACAGATAGCAGCCAGCTTGACCCTCAAACAAAAGGCTCCACAA GTCAACAATCTGTGGAGTTCCTGGATCCACCTGATCAAGTGGAGGTTCGAGTAGGGGAGAAGGCCCAATTGCATTGTGCCTTCAGGAGCACCTCTGTCCCTGTGGCCTGCTGCTGGATTTTCAACAGAGATAAG GAGGTACTGCTCGGGCCCAGGATGTCCATCACTAGCAACGACACACTCAGCAGCTTGGTGATCTCGCAGGTCTGTCCGGAAGACACAGGCTCCTACACGGTCATAGCTCGGAACAGAATCGATTCTGCTAAACATACGGTTTCCCTCAGCGTCATAG ATCGACCAGAACCACCTGCATCCCACCCGGTGGTCTCCCAGCTCTCTGCTGAGTCCCTGGTCCTGTCCTGGACGGGTCCTAGCTATGACGGAGGCACGGCCGTTTTGGGTTACATCGTGGAGGTCCGGCAAGAGGATCCGGACAATTTGGAGAGCTGGACTGAAGTCACCGCACAGTGTAGGAACACCTCTTTCCAAGTCTGTTCAGGCTTGGAGCCCCACGGGCAGTACCGCTTCCGAGTCCGAGCCTACAATTCCATGGGGGTCAGTGAGCCGAGTCAGGAGTCGGAGTGTGTCACCATGACAGCTAAGA tagaagaagaagaaaagaaggaaggGATGGAATCTCATCCGGTAGTGGTGACTGACACCAAACATAAGGTGAAGGATCACTACGACGTGCACGAGAAGCTGGGAGT TGGGAAGTTTGGCCAAGTGTTCCGGCTGTCTCACAAAGAGACGGGCCAGGTGTGCGCAGGGAAGTTCTACCGGGCCAAGAGCTCTAAGGAGAGGTTGGCGGCCCACCGGGAGATTGACCTGATGAACTGCCTCCATCACCCCAAACTGGTCCAGTGTCTGGCAGCCTACGAATCCCGCTATGAGCTGGTCATGGTCATGGAGTA TATCGCAGGCGGGGAGCTCTTTGAACGCATCGTGGACGACAACTTTGAGCACACGGAACCCACGAGTGCCCGTTACATGCAGCAGATACTGGAGGGCATGCAGTACGTTCACAAGCAGAACATTGTCCACCTGGACCTCAAGCCTGAGAACATCGTCTGTGTGGACACCGCCGGAACCCAGATCAAGATCATCGACTTTGGCCTGGCCAGTAAACTGG AGGACGGTAAACCCCTCATGGTGATGCATGGAACACCGGAGTTTGTGGCCCCTGAGGTGATCAACTATGAGCCCGTGGGACTGGAGACGGACATGTGGAGTATTGGAGTCATCTGCTTCATCTT GCTGAGCGGAGAGTCTCCCTTCCAGGGAAACAGTAACGCAGAGACCTTTACTCTCGTTGCCGCCGCTCGCTACGAGTTCGACCCGGAGAGTTTCGAGGACATTTCGGATCAAGCCAAGGACTTTATCGGCGCCCTGCTGAAGAAAGACCGCAG ATGCAGGCTGTCATGCACAGAGGCCCTCGTTCACCCGTGGATGGCCTCCTTCACGCCGCTCACCCGCAGGCCTACCAAGTCCCTCAGGAAGGAGAGGATGAGACGCTTCCTGGCTAAGTGCAAATGGAAG aAAACCGGCAAGGCTGTTCTGGCCCTGCAGCGAATGTCTAACCTCTCCAACAGGCCAGATTCTCCTGGCAGCTCCTCAGAGG AGCCAAGCTGGAGCCAAGAGGCAGAGGAAGCCATCCGCTCGCTGGATAAGCAGCTCCAGAGCGAACCTCGCTTCCAGGAGCCCCTGAGGGACACCACCCTTCCCAAAGGATCCACTGCTCATCTGGCGTGCCGTGTGGATG GTTATCCACATCCAGATGTGAAGTGGCTTCAGGGGGACAAGCCAGTATCCGAGTCGTCCAGGGTGTCCCTGGAGTACAAAGACGATGGGTTCTGCTGCCTGGTTCTGGCCCATTTAGAACCCACCGACTCTGGGATTTATGTGTGCCGGGCCAGCAACAAGTTCGGGTCTGCATCGTGTTCTGCCAGACTCGTAGTGGACATGTGA
- the LOC129177466 gene encoding myosin light chain kinase, smooth muscle-like isoform X3, with protein MDKDGGEPKTYVSTARLVLKRHRRNGRDPAQMRNNKVGFSHATDNCEVMTENTDANPGKESGQRMEAVCTDSSQLDPQTKGSTSQQSVEFLDPPDQVEVRVGEKAQLHCAFRSTSVPVACCWIFNRDKEVLLGPRMSITSNDTLSSLVISQVCPEDTGSYTVIARNRIDSAKHTVSLSVIDRPEPPASHPVVSQLSAESLVLSWTGPSYDGGTAVLGYIVEVRQEDPDNLESWTEVTAQCRNTSFQVCSGLEPHGQYRFRVRAYNSMGVSEPSQESECVTMTAKIEEEEKKEGMESHPVVVTDTKHKVKDHYDVHEKLGVGKFGQVFRLSHKETGQVCAGKFYRAKSSKERLAAHREIDLMNCLHHPKLVQCLAAYESRYELVMVMEYIAGGELFERIVDDNFEHTEPTSARYMQQILEGMQYVHKQNIVHLDLKPENIVCVDTAGTQIKIIDFGLASKLEDGKPLMVMHGTPEFVAPEVINYEPVGLETDMWSIGVICFILLSGESPFQGNSNAETFTLVAAARYEFDPESFEDISDQAKDFIGALLKKDRRCRLSCTEALVHPWMASFTPLTRRPTKSLRKERMRRFLAKCKWKKTGKAVLALQRMSNLSNRPDSPGSSSEEPSWSQEAEEAIRSLDKQLQSEPRFQEPLRDTTLPKGSTAHLACRVDGYPHPDVKWLQGDKPVSESSRVSLEYKDDGFCCLVLAHLEPTDSGIYVCRASNKFGSASCSARLVVDM; from the exons ATGGACAAGGATGGTGGCGAGCCAAAGACATATGTGTCCACTGCACGCCTGGTGCTCAAGAGGCACAGACGCAATGGACGGGACCCCGCTCAgatgagaaacaacaaagtgGGATTCTCACATGCAACAG ACAATTGTGAGGTCATGACAGAAAACACAGATGCAAATCCTGGAAAAGAAAGCGGACAGAGGATGGAAG CAGTGTGCACAGATAGCAGCCAGCTTGACCCTCAAACAAAAGGCTCCACAA GTCAACAATCTGTGGAGTTCCTGGATCCACCTGATCAAGTGGAGGTTCGAGTAGGGGAGAAGGCCCAATTGCATTGTGCCTTCAGGAGCACCTCTGTCCCTGTGGCCTGCTGCTGGATTTTCAACAGAGATAAG GAGGTACTGCTCGGGCCCAGGATGTCCATCACTAGCAACGACACACTCAGCAGCTTGGTGATCTCGCAGGTCTGTCCGGAAGACACAGGCTCCTACACGGTCATAGCTCGGAACAGAATCGATTCTGCTAAACATACGGTTTCCCTCAGCGTCATAG ATCGACCAGAACCACCTGCATCCCACCCGGTGGTCTCCCAGCTCTCTGCTGAGTCCCTGGTCCTGTCCTGGACGGGTCCTAGCTATGACGGAGGCACGGCCGTTTTGGGTTACATCGTGGAGGTCCGGCAAGAGGATCCGGACAATTTGGAGAGCTGGACTGAAGTCACCGCACAGTGTAGGAACACCTCTTTCCAAGTCTGTTCAGGCTTGGAGCCCCACGGGCAGTACCGCTTCCGAGTCCGAGCCTACAATTCCATGGGGGTCAGTGAGCCGAGTCAGGAGTCGGAGTGTGTCACCATGACAGCTAAGA tagaagaagaagaaaagaaggaaggGATGGAATCTCATCCGGTAGTGGTGACTGACACCAAACATAAGGTGAAGGATCACTACGACGTGCACGAGAAGCTGGGAGT TGGGAAGTTTGGCCAAGTGTTCCGGCTGTCTCACAAAGAGACGGGCCAGGTGTGCGCAGGGAAGTTCTACCGGGCCAAGAGCTCTAAGGAGAGGTTGGCGGCCCACCGGGAGATTGACCTGATGAACTGCCTCCATCACCCCAAACTGGTCCAGTGTCTGGCAGCCTACGAATCCCGCTATGAGCTGGTCATGGTCATGGAGTA TATCGCAGGCGGGGAGCTCTTTGAACGCATCGTGGACGACAACTTTGAGCACACGGAACCCACGAGTGCCCGTTACATGCAGCAGATACTGGAGGGCATGCAGTACGTTCACAAGCAGAACATTGTCCACCTGGACCTCAAGCCTGAGAACATCGTCTGTGTGGACACCGCCGGAACCCAGATCAAGATCATCGACTTTGGCCTGGCCAGTAAACTGG AGGACGGTAAACCCCTCATGGTGATGCATGGAACACCGGAGTTTGTGGCCCCTGAGGTGATCAACTATGAGCCCGTGGGACTGGAGACGGACATGTGGAGTATTGGAGTCATCTGCTTCATCTT GCTGAGCGGAGAGTCTCCCTTCCAGGGAAACAGTAACGCAGAGACCTTTACTCTCGTTGCCGCCGCTCGCTACGAGTTCGACCCGGAGAGTTTCGAGGACATTTCGGATCAAGCCAAGGACTTTATCGGCGCCCTGCTGAAGAAAGACCGCAG ATGCAGGCTGTCATGCACAGAGGCCCTCGTTCACCCGTGGATGGCCTCCTTCACGCCGCTCACCCGCAGGCCTACCAAGTCCCTCAGGAAGGAGAGGATGAGACGCTTCCTGGCTAAGTGCAAATGGAAG aAAACCGGCAAGGCTGTTCTGGCCCTGCAGCGAATGTCTAACCTCTCCAACAGGCCAGATTCTCCTGGCAGCTCCTCAGAGG AGCCAAGCTGGAGCCAAGAGGCAGAGGAAGCCATCCGCTCGCTGGATAAGCAGCTCCAGAGCGAACCTCGCTTCCAGGAGCCCCTGAGGGACACCACCCTTCCCAAAGGATCCACTGCTCATCTGGCGTGCCGTGTGGATG GTTATCCACATCCAGATGTGAAGTGGCTTCAGGGGGACAAGCCAGTATCCGAGTCGTCCAGGGTGTCCCTGGAGTACAAAGACGATGGGTTCTGCTGCCTGGTTCTGGCCCATTTAGAACCCACCGACTCTGGGATTTATGTGTGCCGGGCCAGCAACAAGTTCGGGTCTGCATCGTGTTCTGCCAGACTCGTAGTGGACATGTGA
- the LOC129177466 gene encoding myosin light chain kinase, smooth muscle-like isoform X1, giving the protein MDKDGGEPKTYVSTARLVLKRHRRNGRDPAQMRNNKVGFSHATDHRQTPTESPGSRGTISEGSSATFQAAIAGSSFVSVSWLHNDNCEVMTENTDANPGKESGQRMEAVCTDSSQLDPQTKGSTSQQSVEFLDPPDQVEVRVGEKAQLHCAFRSTSVPVACCWIFNRDKEVLLGPRMSITSNDTLSSLVISQVCPEDTGSYTVIARNRIDSAKHTVSLSVIDRPEPPASHPVVSQLSAESLVLSWTGPSYDGGTAVLGYIVEVRQEDPDNLESWTEVTAQCRNTSFQVCSGLEPHGQYRFRVRAYNSMGVSEPSQESECVTMTAKIEEEEKKEGMESHPVVVTDTKHKVKDHYDVHEKLGVGKFGQVFRLSHKETGQVCAGKFYRAKSSKERLAAHREIDLMNCLHHPKLVQCLAAYESRYELVMVMEYIAGGELFERIVDDNFEHTEPTSARYMQQILEGMQYVHKQNIVHLDLKPENIVCVDTAGTQIKIIDFGLASKLEDGKPLMVMHGTPEFVAPEVINYEPVGLETDMWSIGVICFILLSGESPFQGNSNAETFTLVAAARYEFDPESFEDISDQAKDFIGALLKKDRRCRLSCTEALVHPWMASFTPLTRRPTKSLRKERMRRFLAKCKWKKTGKAVLALQRMSNLSNRPDSPGSSSEEPSWSQEAEEAIRSLDKQLQSEPRFQEPLRDTTLPKGSTAHLACRVDGYPHPDVKWLQGDKPVSESSRVSLEYKDDGFCCLVLAHLEPTDSGIYVCRASNKFGSASCSARLVVDM; this is encoded by the exons ATGGACAAGGATGGTGGCGAGCCAAAGACATATGTGTCCACTGCACGCCTGGTGCTCAAGAGGCACAGACGCAATGGACGGGACCCCGCTCAgatgagaaacaacaaagtgGGATTCTCACATGCAACAG ATCACAGACAAACCCCCACTGAGTCCCCCGGCTCGCGCGGTACGATCAGCGAAGGAAGTAGCGCCACATTTCAAGCAGCTATCGCAGGAAGTTCATTTGTCAGTGTTTCCTGGCTACACAATG ACAATTGTGAGGTCATGACAGAAAACACAGATGCAAATCCTGGAAAAGAAAGCGGACAGAGGATGGAAG CAGTGTGCACAGATAGCAGCCAGCTTGACCCTCAAACAAAAGGCTCCACAA GTCAACAATCTGTGGAGTTCCTGGATCCACCTGATCAAGTGGAGGTTCGAGTAGGGGAGAAGGCCCAATTGCATTGTGCCTTCAGGAGCACCTCTGTCCCTGTGGCCTGCTGCTGGATTTTCAACAGAGATAAG GAGGTACTGCTCGGGCCCAGGATGTCCATCACTAGCAACGACACACTCAGCAGCTTGGTGATCTCGCAGGTCTGTCCGGAAGACACAGGCTCCTACACGGTCATAGCTCGGAACAGAATCGATTCTGCTAAACATACGGTTTCCCTCAGCGTCATAG ATCGACCAGAACCACCTGCATCCCACCCGGTGGTCTCCCAGCTCTCTGCTGAGTCCCTGGTCCTGTCCTGGACGGGTCCTAGCTATGACGGAGGCACGGCCGTTTTGGGTTACATCGTGGAGGTCCGGCAAGAGGATCCGGACAATTTGGAGAGCTGGACTGAAGTCACCGCACAGTGTAGGAACACCTCTTTCCAAGTCTGTTCAGGCTTGGAGCCCCACGGGCAGTACCGCTTCCGAGTCCGAGCCTACAATTCCATGGGGGTCAGTGAGCCGAGTCAGGAGTCGGAGTGTGTCACCATGACAGCTAAGA tagaagaagaagaaaagaaggaaggGATGGAATCTCATCCGGTAGTGGTGACTGACACCAAACATAAGGTGAAGGATCACTACGACGTGCACGAGAAGCTGGGAGT TGGGAAGTTTGGCCAAGTGTTCCGGCTGTCTCACAAAGAGACGGGCCAGGTGTGCGCAGGGAAGTTCTACCGGGCCAAGAGCTCTAAGGAGAGGTTGGCGGCCCACCGGGAGATTGACCTGATGAACTGCCTCCATCACCCCAAACTGGTCCAGTGTCTGGCAGCCTACGAATCCCGCTATGAGCTGGTCATGGTCATGGAGTA TATCGCAGGCGGGGAGCTCTTTGAACGCATCGTGGACGACAACTTTGAGCACACGGAACCCACGAGTGCCCGTTACATGCAGCAGATACTGGAGGGCATGCAGTACGTTCACAAGCAGAACATTGTCCACCTGGACCTCAAGCCTGAGAACATCGTCTGTGTGGACACCGCCGGAACCCAGATCAAGATCATCGACTTTGGCCTGGCCAGTAAACTGG AGGACGGTAAACCCCTCATGGTGATGCATGGAACACCGGAGTTTGTGGCCCCTGAGGTGATCAACTATGAGCCCGTGGGACTGGAGACGGACATGTGGAGTATTGGAGTCATCTGCTTCATCTT GCTGAGCGGAGAGTCTCCCTTCCAGGGAAACAGTAACGCAGAGACCTTTACTCTCGTTGCCGCCGCTCGCTACGAGTTCGACCCGGAGAGTTTCGAGGACATTTCGGATCAAGCCAAGGACTTTATCGGCGCCCTGCTGAAGAAAGACCGCAG ATGCAGGCTGTCATGCACAGAGGCCCTCGTTCACCCGTGGATGGCCTCCTTCACGCCGCTCACCCGCAGGCCTACCAAGTCCCTCAGGAAGGAGAGGATGAGACGCTTCCTGGCTAAGTGCAAATGGAAG aAAACCGGCAAGGCTGTTCTGGCCCTGCAGCGAATGTCTAACCTCTCCAACAGGCCAGATTCTCCTGGCAGCTCCTCAGAGG AGCCAAGCTGGAGCCAAGAGGCAGAGGAAGCCATCCGCTCGCTGGATAAGCAGCTCCAGAGCGAACCTCGCTTCCAGGAGCCCCTGAGGGACACCACCCTTCCCAAAGGATCCACTGCTCATCTGGCGTGCCGTGTGGATG GTTATCCACATCCAGATGTGAAGTGGCTTCAGGGGGACAAGCCAGTATCCGAGTCGTCCAGGGTGTCCCTGGAGTACAAAGACGATGGGTTCTGCTGCCTGGTTCTGGCCCATTTAGAACCCACCGACTCTGGGATTTATGTGTGCCGGGCCAGCAACAAGTTCGGGTCTGCATCGTGTTCTGCCAGACTCGTAGTGGACATGTGA